A single genomic interval of Chryseobacterium paludis harbors:
- a CDS encoding pyridoxal phosphate-dependent aminotransferase: protein MPNISNRAQHMPPSPVRKLVPFSLLAKQKGIKVYHLNIGQPDIETPETALNALKNIDLKVLEYALSEGNIEYRKALTEYYHSLDFTDLTPDNFIVTNGGSEALNFAISTLCDDGDEVIIPEPYYANYNGFTSTFNVNVVAVPSTIETGFALPPIEEFEKKITDRTRAIVICNPGNPTGYLYTREELQKLAEIALKYDIVVISDEVYREYVYDGKQQVSMLAFPELSENCIIIDSESKRYSMCGVRIGCMITRSKKIHDAAMLFAQARLSPVLLGQIAATAAHQNDGAYIRAVREEYTHRRNVLVDLLNAIPGVICPKPKGAFYCVAQLPVDDTEKFAQWLLEKYSLNNETIMVAPAGGFYSNPELGKKQVRIAYVLKEQDLRRSVEILKEALKQYKLEFNL, encoded by the coding sequence ATGCCGAATATTTCAAACAGAGCACAACATATGCCGCCATCGCCGGTAAGAAAACTGGTTCCTTTTTCCTTGCTAGCTAAACAAAAGGGAATAAAAGTATATCACCTTAATATCGGACAACCGGACATTGAAACTCCTGAAACCGCTCTAAATGCTTTAAAAAACATTGATTTAAAAGTATTGGAGTACGCTCTTTCTGAAGGAAATATTGAATATAGAAAAGCGCTGACGGAGTACTATCATTCTTTAGATTTTACTGATTTAACTCCTGATAATTTCATTGTTACCAATGGTGGCTCTGAAGCATTGAACTTTGCCATTTCAACTTTATGTGACGATGGTGATGAAGTAATCATTCCTGAACCTTACTATGCTAATTACAATGGATTTACAAGTACATTTAATGTAAATGTTGTAGCAGTTCCATCAACGATTGAAACAGGTTTTGCACTTCCTCCAATTGAAGAATTTGAGAAAAAAATAACAGACAGAACAAGAGCTATCGTCATCTGCAACCCGGGAAATCCAACAGGATATCTTTATACCCGTGAAGAACTTCAAAAATTAGCAGAGATTGCTTTAAAATACGACATCGTAGTTATTTCAGATGAAGTATACAGAGAATATGTTTATGATGGCAAGCAACAGGTTTCAATGCTGGCTTTTCCTGAACTAAGTGAAAACTGTATAATCATTGATTCGGAATCTAAGCGTTATTCTATGTGTGGCGTAAGAATTGGATGTATGATTACACGTTCTAAGAAAATTCATGATGCAGCGATGCTTTTTGCTCAGGCAAGATTAAGCCCTGTTCTTTTAGGACAGATTGCAGCTACTGCAGCACACCAAAATGATGGAGCTTATATCCGTGCGGTAAGAGAAGAATATACACACAGAAGAAACGTATTAGTAGATTTATTAAATGCTATTCCGGGTGTTATTTGCCCAAAACCAAAAGGGGCTTTCTACTGCGTAGCTCAACTTCCTGTTGATGATACTGAAAAATTTGCTCAATGGTTGCTGGAAAAATATTCTCTTAATAATGAAACCATTATGGTAGCACCAGCGGGTGGCTTCTACAGCAATCCTGAACTAGGAAAAAAACAGGTAAGAATTGCTTACGTACTAAAAGAGCAAGATTTAAGAAGAAGTGTTGAAATCCTAAAGGAAGCACTGAAACAATACAAATTAGAATTTAATCTCTAA
- a CDS encoding T9SS type A sorting domain-containing protein, with product MPVVSGYTADVIANGVGSSMTSTTIDVDGVSFAFVAKDFQLTAASTPITYGIPVNGTINSVVASTPGLSFQLGDLSANNSLRLATTGETGTLVFALPKAAFKLYLLSTSGSGTSTVSATVTFADNTTQVFSGIALSDWYNGSNFAIQGIGRINRTNDVLEASASNPRLYQSVLNIDAANVTKPIQSITIAKSGGTGISNIFAISADAFTDCSAPTLQPVGTLSSNSAQVSWTIPPTTTAASYDLYYSTTNTPPTSTTTPNMTGITGTSTTIGSLSSSTTYYYWVRTNCTTATSQSGWSVGGTFTTLCGAMVPPYTNDFTAFPGNCWANVSGGTPATGSTGTSQYWIADGFLNVTGTGSARINLYSVNRAGWLKTVPFDLSAGGYRVKFDYGVTEYSTTAASPMGSDDIVQFLVSNDGGSTWTVLQTWDVNNTPSNTSTTYSYDLTSNTSPNTVFAVYGNDGAVNDAPDYNFYVDNFIVESAQLSTSEVNGNKKAVSIHPNPFKDVLYISDTRDLKSVSVTDVSGRLVKTIDNPTKEINLSTLNSGLYLINIQFKDGSRSTVKAIKQ from the coding sequence ATGCCGGTTGTATCCGGATATACAGCGGATGTTATAGCCAATGGAGTAGGTTCATCTATGACTTCTACAACAATAGATGTAGATGGAGTTTCGTTTGCTTTTGTAGCAAAAGACTTCCAGCTAACAGCAGCTAGTACACCTATAACTTATGGTATTCCGGTAAATGGTACAATCAATTCAGTTGTAGCAAGTACGCCAGGGTTGAGTTTTCAGTTAGGAGATCTAAGTGCAAATAATTCGCTTAGGCTTGCTACTACTGGAGAAACAGGAACGCTGGTTTTTGCTCTTCCAAAAGCCGCTTTTAAACTGTATTTGCTTTCTACCAGTGGAAGTGGTACATCTACTGTAAGTGCAACGGTAACGTTTGCAGATAATACCACTCAGGTATTTTCAGGAATAGCACTATCAGATTGGTATAATGGATCTAATTTTGCAATCCAGGGAATTGGAAGAATTAACCGGACCAATGATGTCTTGGAAGCGAGTGCGAGCAATCCAAGATTGTATCAGTCTGTATTAAATATTGATGCAGCTAACGTAACAAAACCTATACAAAGCATTACTATAGCTAAAAGTGGTGGAACGGGAATCTCTAATATTTTTGCAATCTCAGCAGATGCTTTTACAGATTGTTCTGCCCCAACTTTGCAGCCAGTGGGTACACTTTCTTCTAATTCTGCACAGGTTTCGTGGACTATTCCACCAACAACGACAGCGGCAAGTTATGATTTGTATTACAGCACAACCAATACGCCACCTACAAGTACAACGACCCCAAATATGACTGGGATTACAGGAACATCAACAACGATTGGTAGCTTATCATCATCAACCACTTATTATTACTGGGTAAGAACAAATTGTACCACAGCAACAAGTCAAAGTGGATGGTCAGTTGGTGGTACTTTTACTACTTTATGTGGCGCAATGGTACCTCCTTATACTAATGATTTTACTGCTTTCCCAGGAAATTGCTGGGCTAATGTTTCAGGGGGAACTCCTGCAACAGGATCAACCGGCACCAGTCAATACTGGATAGCAGATGGATTCTTAAATGTTACGGGGACAGGTTCTGCAAGAATTAATCTTTATAGTGTCAATCGCGCAGGATGGTTGAAAACAGTTCCATTTGATCTTTCTGCTGGCGGATACAGGGTAAAATTTGACTATGGAGTGACAGAGTATTCAACTACTGCTGCTTCTCCAATGGGATCTGATGATATAGTACAGTTCCTGGTTTCTAATGATGGCGGAAGTACATGGACCGTATTGCAGACATGGGATGTAAATAATACTCCTTCCAATACATCTACTACCTATTCATATGATTTAACAAGCAATACAAGTCCTAATACAGTATTTGCTGTTTACGGAAATGATGGAGCAGTAAATGATGCACCAGATTATAATTTCTACGTTGATAACTTTATTGTAGAATCTGCACAATTAAGTACTTCTGAAGTTAATGGGAATAAAAAAGCAGTTAGCATTCATCCAAACCCATTCAAAGATGTATTGTATATTTCAGATACAAGAGATCTGAAATCAGTAAGTGTTACCGATGTGTCAGGAAGATTGGTAAAAACTATTGATAATCCAACAAAAGAAATCAATCTGAGTACTTTGAATTCCGGATTGTACCTGATTAATATCCAATTTAAAGATGGTTCAAGAAGTACAGTAAAAGCTATTAAACAATAG
- a CDS encoding DUF1801 domain-containing protein translates to MQIHAASVEDYISQIPEDRKEMFRKLFDTVNDNLPKGFINNPSYGMVGWAVPLETYPAGYHCAPGSPLPFISLASQKNFIALYHMGIYAKPELLEWFVAEFPKHSARKLDMGKSCIRFKKMEDIPFELIAEVSEKMTVEDWIECYESNFKR, encoded by the coding sequence ATGCAAATCCATGCGGCTTCTGTAGAAGATTATATTTCACAAATTCCTGAGGACCGGAAAGAGATGTTTAGAAAGCTTTTTGACACTGTAAATGATAATTTACCGAAAGGATTTATCAATAATCCAAGTTATGGAATGGTAGGCTGGGCGGTACCTTTAGAAACTTATCCTGCAGGATATCATTGTGCTCCTGGTTCACCATTGCCATTTATAAGCTTAGCTTCCCAAAAGAACTTTATAGCATTATACCATATGGGAATATATGCAAAACCTGAACTTCTAGAATGGTTTGTTGCTGAGTTTCCAAAACATTCTGCAAGAAAACTGGATATGGGTAAATCTTGTATCCGTTTCAAGAAGATGGAAGATATTCCATTCGAATTAATCGCCGAAGTAAGTGAAAAAATGACTGTTGAAGACTGGATAGAATGTTATGAATCGAATTTTAAAAGATAG
- a CDS encoding YiiX/YebB-like N1pC/P60 family cysteine hydrolase, whose translation MNRILKDRRIHHIIVVILLFLLSGCKSWQRSDLKDGDLLFVTAKETGLSGAINNVTQKQKNTSFDHIGILKKEGNSFFVLHAAPKGGSQKQSLRDFIREETEDKQRIVVYRLKAEFQNSIPSALEKAGSMLGKPYNFNYILDNNSYYCSDFIERAFREDHIFKLEPMTFIDPKTGKVNIFWEEFYKKKNLKVPEGELGCNPNDLAGSDKLERIKEL comes from the coding sequence ATGAATCGAATTTTAAAAGATAGGCGTATACACCATATAATAGTTGTCATTCTTTTATTTCTATTATCAGGATGTAAAAGTTGGCAGAGGTCTGACCTTAAAGATGGTGATCTACTTTTTGTAACTGCCAAAGAAACTGGACTTTCAGGAGCCATTAATAACGTTACACAAAAGCAAAAAAATACTTCTTTTGATCATATTGGAATTTTAAAGAAAGAAGGGAATTCATTTTTTGTATTGCATGCTGCACCCAAAGGAGGATCTCAGAAACAATCTCTCAGGGATTTTATAAGAGAGGAGACTGAAGATAAACAGAGAATTGTAGTATATCGGCTAAAAGCAGAATTTCAAAATTCAATTCCTTCTGCACTTGAAAAAGCTGGATCAATGCTGGGGAAACCATATAATTTTAATTATATTTTAGATAATAATTCCTATTACTGTTCAGATTTCATTGAAAGAGCATTTAGAGAGGATCATATTTTTAAATTAGAGCCTATGACATTTATTGATCCAAAAACAGGAAAAGTAAACATATTCTGGGAAGAGTTTTATAAGAAAAAGAACCTGAAAGTCCCTGAAGGAGAGCTTGGTTGTAATCCCAATGATCTGGCTGGTTCAGATAAATTGGAAAGAATAAAAGAACTATAA
- a CDS encoding NIL domain-containing protein yields the protein MITPSPNLQVLQNKINLPKKEMILEIELNGKMKFENILNAMCNQFGIYHRVLSANVEYIEGRSFGSVQLYINANSDDCKQLELYLNKNKLLNTSVEYICRKYF from the coding sequence ATGATTACACCAAGTCCGAACCTGCAGGTTCTCCAAAATAAGATCAACCTGCCAAAAAAAGAAATGATACTTGAAATAGAATTAAACGGTAAAATGAAGTTTGAGAATATTTTAAATGCAATGTGCAACCAGTTCGGGATCTATCACAGGGTGTTATCTGCTAATGTAGAGTATATTGAAGGACGTAGTTTTGGTTCTGTTCAGTTATATATAAATGCAAATTCAGATGATTGCAAGCAGCTTGAGCTTTATCTGAATAAAAATAAACTTTTAAATACCAGTGTAGAGTATATCTGCAGGAAGTATTTTTAG
- a CDS encoding LemA family protein: protein MIAIIIIVAVVVLFLFYGVSIYNRLVKFRNLVQEAWSSIDVMLKKRHDLIPNLVETVKGYASHERETLDSVTRARNQAVGANSVEGKEAAEKNLNQAMMNLFAVAEQYPDLKANANFQQLQSELTSIENDIEKSRRYYNGTVRENNTLVESFPSNIIANMYKFEKSPFFELENIAEREVPSVKF, encoded by the coding sequence ATGATCGCAATTATTATCATTGTCGCTGTAGTTGTTTTGTTTCTTTTCTATGGAGTTTCTATTTATAACCGTTTGGTAAAATTTAGAAACCTTGTTCAGGAAGCCTGGAGTAGTATTGATGTAATGTTGAAAAAACGTCATGATCTTATTCCAAATCTTGTAGAAACGGTAAAAGGATATGCCAGTCATGAACGTGAAACCTTGGACAGCGTTACAAGAGCAAGAAATCAGGCTGTTGGTGCCAATTCTGTTGAGGGTAAAGAGGCAGCTGAGAAAAACCTGAATCAGGCAATGATGAATCTATTTGCTGTAGCTGAACAGTATCCGGATCTTAAGGCAAATGCCAATTTCCAGCAATTACAGTCAGAACTTACCTCTATAGAAAATGATATTGAGAAATCAAGAAGATACTATAACGGAACCGTTCGTGAAAACAATACCCTAGTAGAGTCTTTTCCAAGCAATATCATTGCGAATATGTACAAATTTGAAAAATCGCCATTCTTTGAATTGGAAAATATAGCCGAAAGAGAAGTTCCATCTGTGAAATTTTAG
- a CDS encoding DUF2207 domain-containing protein, with the protein MKKFLLLFNLLFFIVGFAQDEPRRVDQMTIVESPEKISSFHSDIDVDKNSGITVTENIKVHSLGDHIKRGIYRALPLSRNLNNKTRKVKYTIISIKKNGVEENYHDQIEDGFLKIYVGNKDIILSPGDYEYEIKYTADHQIGFFDKYDELYWNVNGTYWDFDIDSISAKINLPEGARIIQNSCYTGAYGSNSQNCNAKVLSDHSIEWTAADLKANEGLTIAVGFNKGVMIPPPPPTFLEKFGILIGGFIIFLGLIFYYYSTWRKYGVDPEKPVVYPQFNVPEDLSPASLGYLKSENFKNKYLTAAIVNLAVKGYVQIIEGEDSGILGLFSSKTFTIKKLKEADQSLPKEEINLLNTLFSNSSDSVKFDGKYDSKIERVVTNFKETLKFQHDKFLNEGNNSGKLVLPTLLIMIVYALGLFLSYTIYPEAEKVAIGIALFVVLFVAFILVGFLFKNLSWKFLIPIPFVIFFGIGGLITNGHEITEDNNFNICYIFIALAFTSLMIYQYLIRRPSEEKLKKKSLIEGFKMYMGAAENEQLKFHNPPQLTPQVFEKLLPFAMVLGVDEIWGKKFDDLLKSMATGTEYVHAWYIGSSINHLSFANSLNSSLTNSIKSAATQPSSSGSGSGGGGFSGGGGGGGGGGGW; encoded by the coding sequence ATGAAAAAGTTTTTACTGCTTTTCAACCTTCTGTTTTTTATAGTTGGTTTTGCTCAGGATGAACCTCGACGTGTGGATCAAATGACGATCGTGGAAAGTCCTGAAAAAATTTCTTCCTTTCATTCTGATATTGATGTTGATAAGAATTCCGGGATCACTGTTACGGAAAATATTAAAGTTCACAGTTTGGGGGATCATATTAAAAGAGGGATTTATCGCGCTTTACCGCTTTCAAGAAACCTTAATAATAAGACCAGGAAAGTAAAGTATACAATCATTTCCATTAAAAAAAATGGAGTTGAGGAAAATTACCACGATCAGATAGAGGATGGCTTTCTTAAAATATATGTAGGAAACAAAGATATTATATTAAGTCCTGGCGATTATGAGTATGAGATCAAATATACGGCAGATCATCAAATAGGATTCTTTGATAAATATGATGAGTTGTATTGGAATGTAAATGGAACATATTGGGATTTTGATATAGATTCTATTTCCGCGAAAATTAATCTTCCCGAAGGAGCCCGGATAATTCAAAATTCTTGTTACACCGGAGCTTATGGCAGTAATTCACAAAACTGTAATGCTAAAGTTTTATCAGATCATTCCATAGAATGGACAGCTGCCGATCTTAAGGCAAATGAAGGCCTTACCATAGCTGTAGGGTTTAATAAAGGAGTAATGATACCACCGCCACCACCCACTTTTCTTGAGAAATTTGGAATTTTAATCGGTGGGTTTATTATTTTCTTAGGATTAATTTTTTACTACTATTCAACATGGAGGAAGTATGGTGTTGATCCTGAAAAACCTGTTGTTTATCCGCAGTTCAATGTTCCCGAAGATCTTTCTCCTGCTTCTTTAGGTTATTTAAAAAGTGAGAATTTTAAAAATAAATATTTAACAGCAGCTATAGTTAATCTTGCTGTAAAAGGATATGTTCAGATCATCGAAGGTGAAGATTCTGGTATTCTAGGACTTTTTAGTTCTAAAACATTTACCATTAAAAAACTGAAAGAAGCAGATCAGTCACTTCCGAAAGAAGAAATTAATTTATTAAATACTCTTTTTTCAAACTCTTCTGATTCCGTAAAGTTTGATGGGAAATATGATTCAAAGATTGAAAGAGTAGTTACCAATTTCAAGGAAACTCTGAAATTCCAGCACGATAAATTTTTAAACGAGGGGAATAACAGTGGCAAACTGGTGTTGCCAACTTTATTGATTATGATAGTTTATGCTCTCGGATTATTTCTTAGTTATACGATATATCCTGAGGCTGAAAAAGTGGCTATTGGAATTGCATTATTTGTGGTTCTTTTTGTAGCCTTTATTTTAGTTGGCTTTTTATTTAAGAATCTTTCATGGAAATTCTTAATACCGATCCCTTTTGTCATATTCTTTGGTATAGGAGGTTTAATAACAAATGGTCATGAAATAACTGAGGATAATAACTTTAATATTTGTTACATCTTTATTGCTCTGGCATTTACCTCACTGATGATCTATCAATATCTAATTAGAAGGCCATCAGAAGAAAAGCTGAAGAAAAAATCCTTGATTGAAGGTTTCAAAATGTATATGGGTGCCGCTGAAAATGAACAGTTGAAATTCCATAATCCCCCTCAGCTGACACCACAGGTTTTTGAAAAACTCCTTCCATTTGCAATGGTATTGGGAGTTGATGAAATTTGGGGTAAAAAATTTGATGACTTATTAAAAAGTATGGCAACCGGAACAGAATATGTTCACGCCTGGTATATAGGAAGTTCTATCAATCACTTAAGTTTTGCAAACAGTTTAAACTCAAGCCTTACGAATTCCATAAAGTCTGCAGCTACACAGCCTTCCAGTTCCGGCAGTGGATCTGGTGGCGGAGGTTTCTCTGGCGGCGGAGGTGGTGGCGGTGGCGGCGGAGGCTGGTAA
- the murA gene encoding UDP-N-acetylglucosamine 1-carboxyvinyltransferase, translating into MSGTFQIRGGKRLQGEITPQGAKNEALQILCAVLLTDEEVTIKNIPDIHDVNRLIEILGDFGVKITKNGQGDYTFKADRVNFDYVRSNEFKKDGAKLRGSIMLMGPMLARYGEAYMPTPGGDKIGRRRLDTHFQGLVELGAEFHYDEEEYFYSLKAKELNGKFILLEEASVTGTANIVMAAALAKGKTRIYNAACEPYLQQLCKMLNRMGANISGIGSNLLTIEGVTHLHGTEHTMLPDMVEIGSWIGLAAMTKSELTIKNVNWNQLGVIPNTFRKLGIQLEQSNDDIYIPAQENYKIQKFIDGSILTISDAPWPGFTPDLLSIILVVATQAKGSILVHQKMFESRLFFVDKLIDMGAQIILCDPHRATVIGLNQEAPLRGTTMVSPDIRAGNALLIAALSAEGKSIIHNIEQIDRGYENIDGRLKAIGADIERI; encoded by the coding sequence ATGAGTGGAACGTTTCAAATAAGAGGAGGAAAGAGACTGCAAGGTGAAATTACTCCACAAGGGGCAAAGAATGAAGCTTTACAAATTTTATGTGCAGTTTTACTAACTGATGAAGAGGTAACAATTAAAAACATTCCCGACATTCACGATGTCAATAGACTCATTGAAATTCTGGGTGACTTTGGAGTAAAAATCACAAAAAACGGACAAGGAGATTATACTTTTAAAGCTGATCGTGTCAATTTTGATTATGTAAGATCAAATGAATTCAAAAAGGACGGTGCAAAATTACGCGGTTCGATCATGCTTATGGGTCCTATGCTGGCAAGATATGGCGAGGCTTATATGCCAACACCTGGTGGAGACAAAATAGGAAGAAGAAGATTAGATACCCATTTTCAAGGATTGGTAGAATTAGGAGCTGAGTTCCATTATGATGAGGAGGAATACTTCTATTCATTAAAAGCTAAAGAGCTTAACGGAAAATTCATTTTATTGGAGGAGGCTTCAGTAACCGGTACTGCTAATATCGTAATGGCTGCAGCTTTAGCAAAAGGTAAAACCAGAATTTATAATGCAGCTTGCGAACCTTATCTACAGCAACTTTGCAAGATGCTAAACAGAATGGGTGCTAATATTTCGGGAATAGGTTCAAACCTATTAACGATTGAAGGAGTTACTCACTTACATGGAACAGAGCACACCATGCTTCCTGATATGGTTGAAATAGGTTCATGGATCGGTCTTGCTGCGATGACAAAATCTGAGCTTACCATAAAAAATGTAAACTGGAATCAATTGGGAGTTATTCCTAATACTTTCAGAAAACTTGGAATCCAGCTTGAACAAAGCAATGATGACATTTATATTCCGGCTCAGGAAAATTATAAAATCCAGAAATTTATTGATGGATCTATTCTTACGATTTCCGATGCACCGTGGCCAGGTTTCACACCTGATTTACTATCCATCATTTTGGTAGTTGCCACTCAGGCAAAAGGCAGCATTCTGGTTCATCAGAAAATGTTTGAATCGAGATTATTCTTTGTTGATAAATTAATCGACATGGGTGCGCAGATCATTTTATGTGACCCACACAGAGCTACAGTTATTGGTCTTAATCAAGAAGCTCCACTTCGTGGAACGACTATGGTTTCTCCAGATATCAGAGCAGGTAACGCTCTTCTTATAGCAGCACTTTCTGCAGAAGGAAAATCGATTATCCACAATATCGAACAGATTGACAGAGGCTACGAAAATATCGATGGAAGACTAAAAGCAATTGGAGCAGACATCGAAAGAATTTAA
- a CDS encoding DUF4290 domain-containing protein: protein MEYNTQKTQLNMPEYGRIIQQLVERCKELPSKEERNEMAMAIIDFMGQRNPQLRDEDNYKHKLWDHLYILANHELDVDSPYPFPTKEQLEEKPKRMEYPKLQGDFKFYGKSILQLIEKAIELEPGDEKEALIEVIANNMKKSYNVYNKEHVTDDVIFRHLKELSENRLDLTGIESLEKSKIYYTTNNRSNNNNNNNRNSNNKNQTNKRRHNNNNNHKNRK, encoded by the coding sequence ATGGAATATAACACCCAAAAAACGCAACTTAATATGCCGGAATATGGCAGAATTATACAACAGTTGGTTGAGCGTTGCAAAGAGCTTCCTTCTAAAGAGGAGAGAAACGAAATGGCAATGGCAATCATCGATTTTATGGGACAAAGAAACCCACAACTTCGTGATGAAGACAATTATAAACATAAACTTTGGGATCATCTATATATTTTAGCCAATCATGAATTGGATGTAGATTCTCCTTATCCTTTTCCTACAAAAGAGCAACTTGAAGAAAAACCTAAAAGAATGGAATATCCAAAACTTCAGGGTGACTTTAAATTTTACGGGAAAAGTATTCTTCAATTAATTGAAAAAGCTATAGAACTTGAACCGGGAGATGAAAAAGAAGCTCTTATCGAGGTTATTGCCAACAACATGAAGAAGTCTTATAATGTATATAATAAAGAACATGTTACTGATGATGTGATTTTCCGTCATTTGAAAGAGCTATCGGAAAACAGATTGGATCTGACTGGAATTGAATCTTTGGAGAAAAGTAAGATCTATTACACGACCAACAACCGAAGCAACAACAATAACAACAACAATCGCAACAGCAATAATAAAAACCAAACCAACAAAAGAAGGCACAACAATAACAACAATCATAAAAACAGAAAGTAA
- a CDS encoding alpha-amylase, whose translation MKKKHFLLSLVVLGIMNSCATNDEVIDKSSNELEVHSKIVQVTNHDGRPFSTGKESANGKFTAGPGGGVLMQGFYWDVPEGGNWWNTVKDKLTDWSNAGISAVWLPPASKAQNGPYSMGYDPTDYYDFGNFNQNGSIETRFGSRAELEALITKAHAENMQVYADIVINHNSGGQSEANPYTGTNTWTNFSGIASGKFPRSYNDFYKNAYGNNDEGAFGGFPDLCHARPYVQDWLWGRDDSVGKYYKNVMKFDGWRFDYVKGFGAWVVNSWNSNVGGFSVGELWDSDVNTLNSWANNANSSVFDFAAYYKMDEAFDNGNLNLLNDDMMWKRNPYKAVTFVANHDTDIIYNKMPAYAYILTHEGYPTIFYRDYEEWLNKERLNNLIWIHNNKATGTTSILYTDNDEYIARRNGYNGNPGLVVYINTSSSWQERWVDTNWTNQQIKDFTGASTWYPTTQADKRVKIQCPPNSYSVWSLNQ comes from the coding sequence ATGAAAAAAAAACATTTCCTTCTTTCATTAGTAGTTTTAGGTATTATGAATTCCTGTGCTACGAATGATGAGGTGATAGATAAAAGCTCTAATGAATTAGAGGTTCATTCCAAAATAGTGCAGGTTACAAATCATGATGGGAGGCCTTTCAGTACAGGAAAAGAATCGGCTAATGGTAAATTTACTGCAGGTCCTGGCGGTGGAGTTCTGATGCAGGGGTTTTATTGGGATGTTCCCGAAGGTGGAAACTGGTGGAATACCGTTAAAGATAAATTGACCGACTGGTCCAATGCCGGAATAAGTGCAGTTTGGTTGCCGCCAGCATCAAAGGCGCAGAATGGTCCTTATTCAATGGGGTATGATCCTACGGATTATTATGATTTTGGAAATTTTAATCAAAATGGAAGTATAGAGACGCGATTTGGTTCAAGAGCAGAATTAGAAGCATTGATCACTAAAGCTCATGCTGAAAATATGCAGGTTTATGCTGATATCGTTATCAATCATAACAGTGGCGGGCAATCTGAAGCCAATCCTTATACGGGAACCAATACCTGGACTAATTTTTCAGGAATAGCTTCCGGGAAGTTTCCAAGAAGCTACAATGATTTTTATAAGAATGCTTATGGAAATAATGATGAGGGTGCTTTTGGTGGTTTTCCGGATTTATGCCATGCACGTCCTTATGTGCAGGACTGGCTTTGGGGAAGAGATGATTCTGTGGGGAAATACTATAAAAATGTAATGAAGTTTGACGGTTGGAGATTCGATTATGTAAAAGGTTTTGGAGCTTGGGTGGTGAATAGCTGGAATTCTAATGTGGGTGGTTTTTCTGTAGGAGAATTGTGGGATTCCGATGTAAATACATTAAACTCATGGGCAAATAATGCCAACAGTTCGGTGTTCGATTTTGCAGCCTACTATAAAATGGATGAAGCTTTTGATAATGGAAATCTTAATCTTTTGAATGATGATATGATGTGGAAAAGAAATCCTTATAAGGCGGTTACTTTTGTGGCGAATCATGACACCGATATTATCTATAATAAGATGCCTGCTTATGCTTATATTTTAACTCATGAAGGGTATCCCACTATATTTTACAGAGATTATGAAGAATGGTTGAATAAGGAAAGGTTAAATAATCTGATTTGGATTCATAATAATAAAGCGACAGGAACAACTTCTATTCTGTACACGGATAATGATGAATACATTGCGAGACGAAATGGTTATAATGGTAACCCAGGATTGGTTGTATATATCAATACTTCTTCAAGCTGGCAGGAACGATGGGTTGATACGAACTGGACTAATCAACAGATCAAAGATTTTACCGGGGCATCCACCTGGTATCCGACGACACAGGCTGATAAAAGAGTTAAAATTCAATGTCCGCCAAATAGTTATTCTGTATGGTCACTTAATCAATAA
- a CDS encoding thiol-disulfide oxidoreductase DCC family protein, with amino-acid sequence MQENWQDKYIVFFDGECGVCNFWVQWILERDTKNKFLFASLQSDFGQKFLSERGLETTVFNTMYLWKPNQYYLVKSRAVLQIASLLGGIYQLIAAGKMIPTFLSDQVYDLISRNRMKLAAQKCFLPDQNQKRKFIEV; translated from the coding sequence ATGCAGGAAAATTGGCAGGATAAATATATTGTCTTCTTTGATGGAGAATGCGGAGTCTGTAATTTCTGGGTACAGTGGATCCTGGAACGTGATACAAAAAACAAATTTTTATTCGCGTCCTTACAATCTGATTTCGGTCAGAAATTTTTATCCGAAAGGGGGCTGGAAACAACGGTATTCAACACGATGTATCTTTGGAAACCTAATCAATATTACCTGGTAAAATCCCGGGCAGTTCTTCAAATTGCCAGTTTATTAGGTGGTATTTATCAACTGATTGCTGCTGGAAAAATGATTCCAACATTTTTAAGTGATCAGGTTTATGATCTGATCTCAAGAAACAGAATGAAATTGGCTGCTCAGAAATGTTTTCTTCCTGATCAGAATCAGAAAAGAAAATTTATAGAAGTTTAA